The following are encoded together in the Acidovorax sp. KKS102 genome:
- a CDS encoding ABC transporter substrate-binding protein: MQKRHLLRASAAAAIALSTGLAVLPAVAQDNVFKIGLILPMTGQQATTGRQIEAAARLYMAQNGDTVAGKKVQLIIKDDTSLPDVTRRLAQELVVNEKVNVLAGMGITPSAMATAPLATQSKTPLVVMAAATSSITEASPYVVRTSFTLPQVSVALADWAPKNGIKKVVTLVSDYGPGIDAEKFFNQRLTFNGGQVTEALRVPLRNPDFAPFLQKVRDAKPDALFVFVPSGAGAAVMKQFLERGMDKAGIKLIGTGDVTDDDQLNDMGDGALGVVTSHHYSAAHPSPMNKKFVEAFEKANKGLRPNFMAVGGYDGMRVIYEALKTTKGAGGGDALLAAMKGQIFESPRGKVFIDAQTRDIVQDVYLRKVERVNGQLYNVEFDVIKDVKDPGKTK, encoded by the coding sequence TGATCCTGCCCATGACCGGCCAGCAAGCCACCACTGGCCGCCAGATCGAAGCCGCAGCGCGCCTGTACATGGCCCAGAACGGCGACACCGTGGCCGGCAAGAAGGTGCAGCTGATCATCAAGGACGACACCAGCCTGCCCGACGTGACCCGTCGCCTCGCCCAGGAGCTGGTCGTCAACGAAAAGGTCAACGTGCTGGCTGGCATGGGCATCACGCCCTCGGCCATGGCCACCGCCCCGCTGGCCACGCAGTCCAAGACCCCCCTGGTGGTGATGGCTGCCGCCACCTCCAGCATCACCGAGGCATCGCCCTATGTGGTGCGCACCAGCTTCACGCTGCCGCAAGTCTCTGTGGCCCTGGCCGACTGGGCCCCCAAGAACGGCATCAAGAAGGTGGTCACGCTGGTGAGCGACTATGGCCCCGGCATCGATGCCGAAAAGTTCTTCAACCAGCGCCTCACTTTCAACGGCGGTCAGGTGACCGAAGCCCTGCGCGTGCCGCTGCGCAACCCCGACTTTGCCCCCTTCCTGCAGAAGGTGCGTGACGCCAAGCCGGATGCGCTGTTCGTCTTTGTGCCCTCGGGCGCGGGCGCTGCGGTGATGAAGCAGTTTCTGGAGCGCGGCATGGACAAGGCCGGCATCAAGCTCATCGGCACCGGCGACGTGACGGACGACGATCAACTGAACGACATGGGCGACGGCGCGCTGGGCGTGGTCACCTCGCACCACTACTCGGCCGCACACCCCTCGCCCATGAACAAGAAGTTTGTGGAAGCCTTCGAGAAGGCCAACAAGGGCCTGCGCCCCAACTTCATGGCCGTGGGTGGCTATGACGGCATGCGCGTGATTTATGAAGCGCTCAAGACCACCAAGGGTGCCGGCGGCGGTGACGCCCTGCTGGCCGCCATGAAGGGCCAGATCTTCGAGAGCCCACGCGGCAAGGTGTTCATCGACGCGCAGACCCGCGACATCGTGCAGGACGTGTACCTGCGCAAGGTGGAGCGCGTGAACGGCCAGCTGTACAACGTGGAATTTGACGTGATCAAGGACGTCAAGGACCCCGGCAAAACTAAATAA